Below is a genomic region from Streptomyces sp. NBC_00461.
GGAAGGACCTGTCCCGCTGGCGCGACACCTACCCGCTCGGCTACGACCAGCCCGAGGACGGCTCCCTGTCCCCGCAGCACGTCATCGAGCGCATCGGCCAACTCGCCCCGGAGGGCACGATCTTCGCGGCGGGCGTCGGCCAGCACCAGATGTGGGCCGCGCACTTCGTCCAGTACGAGAAGCCCGCGACCTGGCTGAACTCCGGCGGCGCCGGAACGATGGGCTACGCGGTCCCGGCCGCGATGGGCGCCAAGGCCGGCGCGCCGGACCAGACGGTCTGGGCGATCGACGGCGACGGCTGCTTCCAGATGACCAACCAGGAACTCACCACCTGCGCCCTGAACAACATCCCGATCAAGGTCGCCATCATCAACAACGGCGCCCTCGGGATGGTCCGCCAGTGGCAGACCCTCTTCTACAACCAGCGGTACTCCAACACCGTGCTCCACAGCGGCCCGAACGACGTCAACCCCGACGCCCGCGGCACCCGCGTCCCCGACTTCGTGAAGCTGTCGGAGGCCATGGGCTGCTACGCGATCCGCTGCGAGTCCCCGGAGGACCTCGACAAGGTCATCGAAGAGGCGAACTCCATCAACGACCGCCCGGTCGTCGTCGACTTCGTCGTCCACGAGGACGCCATGGTGTGGCCGATGGTCGCCGCAGGCACCTCGAACGACGAGGTCATGTTCGCCCGGGACGTCCGCCCCGACTTCGGCGACAACGAAGACGACTGAGCGAGAGAGACGAAAGAGAAATGTCCAAGCACACGCTCTCCGTCCTGGTGGAGAACACCCCGGGCATCCTGGCCCGGATCGCTGCCCTGTTCTCCCGCCGCGGCTTCAACATCGACTCGCTCGCGGTCGGCGTCACCGAGCACCCCGACATCTCCCGCATCACCATCGTCGTGGGCGTGGAGGAACTGCCGCTGGAGCAGGTGACCAAGCAGCTCAACAAGCTGGTCAACGTGCTGAAGATCGTCGAGCTGGAGCCGGGGCAGGCCGTTCAGCGCGAACTCGTTCTGGTGAAGGTGCGCGCCGACAACGAGACGCGCTCCCAGATCGTCGAGATCGTCCAGCTGTTCCGCGCCAAGACCGTCGACGTCTCCCCGGAGGCCGTCACGATCGAGGCCACCGGCAGCAGTGAGAAGCTGTCGGCCATGCTCAAGATGCTCGAACCGTACGGCATCAAGGAACTGGTGCAGTCCGGCACGATCGCGATCGGCCGCGGCGCCCGCTCGATCACGGACCGCTCGCTGCGCGCGCTCGACCGGTCGGCATAACGGCGGAATCGGGCGGCCGGGTGACTCGGCCGCCCGTATACCGAGACCCCGAAACTTCCCTTCCGCCCGCCGTCATACGGTGGGACGCAACACCTGCACACAAGGAGAGAACCCAAAGTGGCCGAGCTGTTCTACGACGCCGACGCCGACCTGTCCATCATCCAGGGCCGCAAGGTCGCGGTCATCGGTTACGGCAGCCAGGGCCACGCCCACGCGCTGTCGCTCCGTGACTCGGGTGTCGACGTCCGTGTCGGTCTGCACGAGGGCTCCAAGTCCAAGGCCAAGGCCGAGGAGCAGGGCCTGCGCGTGGTCACGCCGTCGGAGGCCGCCGCCGAGGCCGACGTCATCATGATCCTGGTGCCGGACCCGATCCAGGCCCAGGTCTACGAGGAGTCCATCAAGGACAACCTCAAGGACGGCGACGCGCTGTTCTTCGGCCACGGCCTGAACATCCGCTTCGACTTCATCAAGCCCCCGGCGAACGTCGACGTCTGCATGGTCGCCCCCAAGGGCCCGGGCCACCTCGTCCGCCGCCAGTACGAGGAGGGCCGCGGCGTTCCCTGCATCGTGGCCGTCGAGCAGGACGCGACCGGCAACGGCTTCGCGCTCGCGCTGTCGTACGCCAAGGGCATCGGCGGCACCCGTGCCGGCGTCATCAAGACGACCTTCACCGAGGAGACCGAGACCGACCTGTTCGGTGAGCAGGCCGTTCTCTGCGGTGGTACCGCCGCGCTGGTCAAGGCGGGCTTCGAGACGCTGACCGAGGCCGGCTACCAGCCGGAGATCGCGTACTTCGAGTGCCTGCACGAGCTGAAGCTGATCGTCGACCTCATGTACGAGGGCGGCCTGGAGAAGATGCGCTGGTCGATCTCCGAGACCGCGGAGTGGGGCGACTACGTCACCGGCCCGCGCATCATCACGGACGCCACCAAGGCCGAGATGAAGAAGGTCCTCGCCGAGATCCAGGACGGCACCTTCGCCCGTGAGTGGATGGCCGAGTACCACGGCGGTCTGAAGAAGTACAACGAGTACAAGACGGCCGACTCCGAGCACCTGCTGGAGACCACCGGCAAGCAGCTGCGCAAGCTCATGTCGTGGGTGGACGAGGAGGCGTGACCTCCGCGTCCCGTGTCGGCGCCCTCTGCTGGGGGCGCCGTCACGGGGCCTCGCCCCGGACCCGTACACAATGGAGTTTCACGTCCGGGTGATCCTTCCGCGGAGGCGCAGGACGGCCTCCCCCGCGCCACTACACTGGCGCACAACATACGCGTCAGGCCCACAGCGTCGTGCGTCTTCCACGCGGCCAGTACCCTCCACCGCCTGCGGCCGTCGGGACGGCCGTCCGCATTGGACTTGTGAGGACTCACGTGAGCTCGAAACCCGTCGTACTCATCGCTGAAGAACTGTCGCCCGCGACCGTGGACGCACTCGGCCCGGACTTCGAGATCCGGCACTGCAACGGAGCGGACCGAGCCGAACTGCTCCCGGCCATCGCCGACGTCGACGCGATCCTGATCCGCTCCGCGACCAAGGTCGACGCCGAGGCCGTCGCCGCCGCGAAGAAACTGAAGGTCGTCGCACGAGCCGGCGTCGGCCTGGACAACGTCGACGTCTCCGCCGCCACCAAGGCCGGCGTGATGGTCGTCAACGCCCCCACCTCGAACATCGTGACGGCCGCCGAGCTGGCGTGCGGTCTCCTCGTCGCCACCGCCCGCCACATCCCGCAGGCCAACGCCGCGCTGAAGAACGGCGAGTGGAAGCGCAGCAAGTACACGGGTGTGGAGCTGGCCGAGAAGACCCTGGGTGTCGTGGGTCTCGGCCGCATCGGCGCGCTGGTCGCCCAGCGCATGTCCGGCTTCGGGATGAAGGTCGTCGCCTACGACCCCTACATCCAGCCCGCGCGGGCCGCGCAGATGGGCGTCAAGGTGCTGTCGCTGGACGAGCTGCTGGAGGTCTCCGACTTCATCACCGTCCACCTGCCCAAGACGCCCGAGACCGTCGGCCTCATCGGCGACGAGGCGCTGCGCAAGGTCAAGCCGAGCGTGCGGATCGTCAACGCCGCGCGCGGCGGGATCGTCGACGAGGAGGCGCTGTACTCGGCGCTGAAGGAGGGACGCGTCGCGGGCGCCGGTCTCGACGTGTATGCGAAGGAGCCCTGCACGGACTCCCCGCTCTTCGAGTTCGACCAGGTCGTCGCCACCCCGCACCTCGGTGCCTCCACCGACGAGGCGCAGGAGAAGGCCGGTATCGCCGTCGCCCGCTCGGTGCGGCTCGCCCTCGCCGGTGAGCTCGTGCCCGACGCGGTGAACGTCCAGGGCGGGGTCATCGCCGAGGACGTCAAGCCGGGCCTGCCGCTCGCCGAGCGCCTCGGCCGCATCTTCACCGCGCTCGCCGGCGAGGTCGCGGTCCGCCTCGACGTCGAGGTGTACGGCGAGATCACCCAGCACGACGTGAAGGTGCTGGAGCTCAGCGCCCTCAAGGGTGTCTTCGAGGACGTCGTCGACGAGACGGTCTCGTACGTGAACGCCCCGCTGTTCGCCCAGGAGCGCGGCGTGGAGGTGCGGCTGACGACCAGCTCGGAGTCCGCCGACCACCGCAACGTCGTCACCGTGCGCGGCACGCTCACGGACGGCGAGGAGGTGTCGGTCTCCGGCACGCTGGCCGGCCCGAAGCACCTGCAGAAGATCGTGGCCGTCGGCGAGTACGACGTCGACCTCGCTCTCGCCGACCACATGGTGGTGCTGCGGTACGAGGACCGTCCCGGTGTCGTCGGCACGGTGGGTCGGATCTTCGGTGAGGCCGGGATCAACATCGCCGGTATGCAGGTCGCTCGTGCGGCGGCGGGTGGGGAGGCGTTGGCCGTCCTGACCGTCGATGACACGGTGGCTCCCGGCGTGCTGGCCGAGGTCGCCGAGGAGATCGGGGCGACGTTCGCCCGCTCGGTGAACCTGGTCTGAGGTTGCTGTTGGCTCTGGGGGCTCTGCCTCCAGACCCCCGTTCGCCCTGAACGGGCTCGTCCTCAAACGCCGGACGGGCTGAGCGGGCTGATTACTGAAACGCCGGCCGGGCTGAGAAATCCAGCCCGGCCGGCGTTCGTATGTCCTCTTACTTGTCGTCGACGCGGATCCCCTTCAGCGCCCTCGCCGCCAGCGCCGCCGCGCCGATCAGGAGCACTGTTCCCGCGATCGCCGCCCCCTGCATCCCACTGGTGAATGCTTCGCGGGCCGCCGTTGCCAGGGCGTCTCCCGTGCGCCCGGGGAGCTGACCCGCGACTGCCAGCGCGCCGCCGAGGGTCTCGTGGGCCGCGGCCGGGGCCGAGGCCGGGATGTCGTTGCGGTAGACCGCCGTGCCGATGGAGCCGAGCACCGCCATCCCCAGTGCGCCGCCGAACTCCGCGCCGGTCTCCATCAGGGCGGATGCCGAGCCCGCCCGCTCCACCGGGGCGCTGCTCATCGCGAGGTCCATGATCTGCGAGATGACCATGACGATGCCGGAGGCGAGGACGCCGCACGCGGTCAGCACCAGCCACAGCGAGTCCGTGTCGGCGAGGGCCAGCAGCGCGTAGCCGCAGGCGCCGATGGCGAAGCCGGCGGTGACCACGTAGGCGCGGTTGACGCCCCTCTGGACCAGGGTGGTCGCCAGCGGGGCCGCCATGCCGATCGGCACCGAGGGGAGCAGCGCCCACAGGGCAGCCTCCATCGCGCTCTTGTCGAGCACCGACTGCAGGTACTGCGTGGTGAAGAACGCCGGGCCCAGCATTCCGAACGAGGCGACGAGGTTCAGGGCGACCGAGGGGGCGAAACCGCGGTTGCGGAACAGGGCCGGGTCGATCATCGGTGAGGCCGCGGTGCGCTGGCGGTGGACGAAGAGCGCTGCGAAGAGCAGGCCGACGGTGATCGAGACGACGTACTGCGCGTGCCAGCCCTCGGACGTGATCTCCTTCAGGCCGTAGATGACGGGGAGTACGGCGGCCATCGACAGCGGGACGCTCAGCCAGTCGAAGCGGCCGGGGGCGGGGTCGCGCGACTCCGGCAGCAGGACCGGGCCGAGGACCAGCAGCAGTGCCATCGCGGGCAGGTTGACCAGGAAGACCGAGCCCCACCAGAAGTACTGGACCAGGACACCGCTCATCACCGAGCCGAGGGCGATGCCGGCGGTCATCACGCCGGACCACATGCCGATCGCCTTCGCGCGCTGCCCTGGGTCGGTGAACATCGTGCGGATCAGCGCCATCGTCGACGGCATCAGGGTCGCGCCGCCGATGCCGAGCACCGCGCGGGCCGCGATGAGGGTCTCGGCGCTGTTCGCGTAGGCCGCGATCAGGGAGGCGGTGCCGAAGGCCGCGGCGCCGATCAGGAGGAGCTTGCGGCGGCCTATGCGGTCGCCCAGGGAACCCATCGTCATCAGCAGGCCGGCCAGGACGAAGGCGTAGATGTCGAAGATCCACAGCTGCTGGGTGCCGCTCGGCTCCAGGTCCGCGCTGATCGCGGGGATGGCGAAGTAGAGGACCGAGACGTCCATCGAGACCAGCAGCAGCGGGAGCATCAGCACGCCCAGTGCGGTCCATTCGCGGCGGCCGGCGAGAGAGCCGGCCGGGGTGGTGGTGCACGTCGAGTTCGTCATGCCAGGAACTGTACGAGCGTCTTAAACGGTTGTCTAGAACGAATGTATAAGTCATCTGTCTAGGACGGTTGTATGGATCGGAGGTAGGGTTGCGGGCATGGGACATCGTGAGGATCTGCTCGAAGGCGCCAAGCGCTGCCTGCTGGGGAAGGGGTTCGTGCGCACGACCGCGCGCGACATCGTCAAGGAGTCGGGGACGAACCTGGCGTCGATCGGCTACCACTACGGGTCGAAGGACGCGCTGCTGGTGAAGGCGTACGTCTCGTTGATCGAGGGCCTCGGTGAGACATTCGACCCCGGCTGGGGTGCCGGCGACGTGACGACGCCCGCCGGGTCACTGGAACGGTTCCAGGAGGTGTGGGCGAACATCATCCGCTCGCTGCCCGAGTCCCGTTCCGTCTGGATGCTGAGCCTGGAGATCATCGTCAACGGCGACCGCCTGCAGGAGGTGCGCAAGCTGCTCGCCGAGGCGCAGGAGCAGGGCCGGTCGGGGATCGTGCCCATGTTCAACGGCATCCCCGAGGACCAGCTCGACAAGGAGACCGTCGACACGGAGGGCCGTTTCTACCAGACCCTCCTCAACGGCCTCATGGTCCAGTGGCTCTTCGACCCGGACTCGGCGACCGGCGCCGAGCAGCTCACCGAGGGGTTGCGGCGGGTGCTCGCGGGCGTCGAGCTCGCGGACGTCGAGAAGGGCTGATACGCCCGTCCCGCATCTTGTCGGGGAGTTCGGTTCGGCTACGCGGGCGATCGCGGCGTGATGGCAGTCGCTGCAGTCGCTTCAGTCGTTTCAGTGACCCGGGTGGCGGAGGTCGCGCAGGGCCGGTGCCAGGGCGCCCAGCATCAGTACCGCCGTCACCGCGAAGGCCCAGGGGTAGCCGGTCAGCCCCGCGAGGACGCCGAATCCTGCGGCGCCGACGCCCATTCCGCCGTCGTAGGCGAGGTTCCACAGGGCGCTGACCGTGCCGTAGGAGGAGGCGGAGACCCGTGCGTACATCAGCGTCAGCGTGGCGTTCTGGGCGATGCCGAAACCGGCCCCGAACAGGGCGGTTCCCGCTACGACGGTAAGCGCGCTGCCGGTCGCGGCGGTGACCGGCACGCCCGCCGCGGACAGCAGCAGCGCGGGGAGGACGAGCCGGGCGCTGCCGTGCCGGTCGCCGTACCGCCCGGCCACCCAGCGGGACACGGTCGCGGCGGCCGTCTGCGCGAACAAGGCCACGGTGACCACTCCCGCCGACGCCGAAGGCACCGCCAGCGGCAGGAAGGTGACCAGGATGCCCGCGGCCGTCGCGGTGGCGGCGAACACGACGACGGGCCGCAGCAGGGCGCCCGTGCGCAGTCCGCGGATCACGCCCACCGACTCCTCCGACGGCCGCGCCTGACGGTCCGGCAGTCCGAGCACCGAGACGATCGCGGCCAGCGCCGCCACGCCCGCGGCCACGGCGACGGGCCCGTACCCCACCTGCCCGACCAGCCACAGCCCCAGAGGCAGGGCGATCAGCGACGGAACCCCGGACACCACGCCCACCACCGCCAGGCCCTCGCCCCGCCGCTCGGCCGGGATTAGCGACGCGGTCAGGGCGCCGCCCGCGACGATCGTGAGCGCGAAGCCCAGGCCGCGCACCAGGCACACCGCCACGATCCACGCCATGCTCCCGGAGACCGTCAGCACCATCGCCGGGGCGCCGAGCAGGAACAGCCCGGCCATCAGGGTCGCCCGGTATCCGTGACGCGCGACGAGCCGGGGAGTGATCAGTTCGCCGAGGACCGTGGAGAGCATCAGGGAGCCGGTGGCGAGGCCCGCCGCGCCCCCGCCGCCCGCCTCGGCCGCGTAGGCCGGCACCACCGACAGCAGCAGGAAGAAGCTGACGCTCGCGCCGATCATGCTCACGAAGCGGAGCAGCAGAGGACGGGTCAGCAGGGGCTGAACCGGAAGGGTCGTCTCGGGCGGGCACGCGGCCGAAGTGGTCATACCGTTGACGTTAGGGATCGACCGGCTCCCCGCTAAGCTCCAATTCCATGCCAGTACAGTGGGCCGGTTTGTCACCCGAGCTGCTTCTGACCGTCGACCGGGAGGGCGGGGAACGGCTGTGTGCGCAGCTGGAGCGACAACTGCGCGACGCGATCCGCTCGGGTCGGCTGCAGGCCGGCGAACGCCTCCCGTCCTCCCGCGAGCTCGCCCGCATCCTCGGCCTGTCCCGGGGGCTGGTCCAGGACTGCTACGCCCAGCTCCAGGCCGAGGGCTACCTCGTCACCCGCGTCGGCTCGGCCACCCGCGTGGCGGACTGCGCGCAGGTGGCGCCCGCCCCCACAACGCCCCCGCCCGGCGGCCGTCCCCGTCTGATCGCCGACTTCCGGTACGGCGTCCCGGACCTGGCCTCCTTCCCGGTCGCCGACTGGCTGTGGGCGACCAGGGAGGCGGCCCGCACCATGCCGACCGCGGACCTCGACTACGGTGATCCGCGCGGCAGTTCGGCCTTGCGCGAGGTCGTCGCCGGGTACCTGCGGCGCGTGCGCGGCGCCGCCGCCGACCCCGCCCGTACGGTCGTCTGCTCCGGCTACGCGCAGGGCCTGAGCCTCGCCCTGCGTGC
It encodes:
- the serA gene encoding phosphoglycerate dehydrogenase, with protein sequence MSSKPVVLIAEELSPATVDALGPDFEIRHCNGADRAELLPAIADVDAILIRSATKVDAEAVAAAKKLKVVARAGVGLDNVDVSAATKAGVMVVNAPTSNIVTAAELACGLLVATARHIPQANAALKNGEWKRSKYTGVELAEKTLGVVGLGRIGALVAQRMSGFGMKVVAYDPYIQPARAAQMGVKVLSLDELLEVSDFITVHLPKTPETVGLIGDEALRKVKPSVRIVNAARGGIVDEEALYSALKEGRVAGAGLDVYAKEPCTDSPLFEFDQVVATPHLGASTDEAQEKAGIAVARSVRLALAGELVPDAVNVQGGVIAEDVKPGLPLAERLGRIFTALAGEVAVRLDVEVYGEITQHDVKVLELSALKGVFEDVVDETVSYVNAPLFAQERGVEVRLTTSSESADHRNVVTVRGTLTDGEEVSVSGTLAGPKHLQKIVAVGEYDVDLALADHMVVLRYEDRPGVVGTVGRIFGEAGINIAGMQVARAAAGGEALAVLTVDDTVAPGVLAEVAEEIGATFARSVNLV
- the ilvC gene encoding ketol-acid reductoisomerase; this translates as MAELFYDADADLSIIQGRKVAVIGYGSQGHAHALSLRDSGVDVRVGLHEGSKSKAKAEEQGLRVVTPSEAAAEADVIMILVPDPIQAQVYEESIKDNLKDGDALFFGHGLNIRFDFIKPPANVDVCMVAPKGPGHLVRRQYEEGRGVPCIVAVEQDATGNGFALALSYAKGIGGTRAGVIKTTFTEETETDLFGEQAVLCGGTAALVKAGFETLTEAGYQPEIAYFECLHELKLIVDLMYEGGLEKMRWSISETAEWGDYVTGPRIITDATKAEMKKVLAEIQDGTFAREWMAEYHGGLKKYNEYKTADSEHLLETTGKQLRKLMSWVDEEA
- the ilvN gene encoding acetolactate synthase small subunit yields the protein MSKHTLSVLVENTPGILARIAALFSRRGFNIDSLAVGVTEHPDISRITIVVGVEELPLEQVTKQLNKLVNVLKIVELEPGQAVQRELVLVKVRADNETRSQIVEIVQLFRAKTVDVSPEAVTIEATGSSEKLSAMLKMLEPYGIKELVQSGTIAIGRGARSITDRSLRALDRSA
- a CDS encoding TetR/AcrR family transcriptional regulator encodes the protein MGHREDLLEGAKRCLLGKGFVRTTARDIVKESGTNLASIGYHYGSKDALLVKAYVSLIEGLGETFDPGWGAGDVTTPAGSLERFQEVWANIIRSLPESRSVWMLSLEIIVNGDRLQEVRKLLAEAQEQGRSGIVPMFNGIPEDQLDKETVDTEGRFYQTLLNGLMVQWLFDPDSATGAEQLTEGLRRVLAGVELADVEKG
- a CDS encoding MFS transporter; protein product: MTNSTCTTTPAGSLAGRREWTALGVLMLPLLLVSMDVSVLYFAIPAISADLEPSGTQQLWIFDIYAFVLAGLLMTMGSLGDRIGRRKLLLIGAAAFGTASLIAAYANSAETLIAARAVLGIGGATLMPSTMALIRTMFTDPGQRAKAIGMWSGVMTAGIALGSVMSGVLVQYFWWGSVFLVNLPAMALLLVLGPVLLPESRDPAPGRFDWLSVPLSMAAVLPVIYGLKEITSEGWHAQYVVSITVGLLFAALFVHRQRTAASPMIDPALFRNRGFAPSVALNLVASFGMLGPAFFTTQYLQSVLDKSAMEAALWALLPSVPIGMAAPLATTLVQRGVNRAYVVTAGFAIGACGYALLALADTDSLWLVLTACGVLASGIVMVISQIMDLAMSSAPVERAGSASALMETGAEFGGALGMAVLGSIGTAVYRNDIPASAPAAAHETLGGALAVAGQLPGRTGDALATAAREAFTSGMQGAAIAGTVLLIGAAALAARALKGIRVDDK
- a CDS encoding MFS transporter, producing MTTSAACPPETTLPVQPLLTRPLLLRFVSMIGASVSFFLLLSVVPAYAAEAGGGGAAGLATGSLMLSTVLGELITPRLVARHGYRATLMAGLFLLGAPAMVLTVSGSMAWIVAVCLVRGLGFALTIVAGGALTASLIPAERRGEGLAVVGVVSGVPSLIALPLGLWLVGQVGYGPVAVAAGVAALAAIVSVLGLPDRQARPSEESVGVIRGLRTGALLRPVVVFAATATAAGILVTFLPLAVPSASAGVVTVALFAQTAAATVSRWVAGRYGDRHGSARLVLPALLLSAAGVPVTAATGSALTVVAGTALFGAGFGIAQNATLTLMYARVSASSYGTVSALWNLAYDGGMGVGAAGFGVLAGLTGYPWAFAVTAVLMLGALAPALRDLRHPGH